In Patescibacteria group bacterium, the following proteins share a genomic window:
- the ndk gene encoding nucleoside-diphosphate kinase has protein sequence MERTVILIKPDGIQRGLVGNIISRFEQKGLKLVGIKMLRADSNLLDKHYKHHKNKPFFESLKKYMSSSPIIAMLWEGVEAVDVVRSISGSTVGREADIGTIRGDLSMSHQATLVHASDSKKTAKEETKRFFNNDEIFDYRKDEYFQIYAEDEWQPKK, from the coding sequence CTGGAAAGAACAGTTATCTTAATCAAACCCGACGGGATTCAAAGGGGTTTAGTGGGCAATATCATCAGCCGTTTTGAGCAAAAAGGTTTAAAATTAGTGGGTATTAAAATGCTCCGTGCTGACTCTAATCTTCTTGATAAACATTACAAACACCATAAAAATAAACCGTTTTTTGAATCGTTAAAAAAATATATGAGTTCCAGCCCAATAATTGCCATGCTCTGGGAAGGCGTAGAAGCTGTGGACGTGGTGCGTTCAATTTCCGGGTCCACAGTTGGCAGAGAAGCGGACATTGGTACCATTCGCGGCGACCTTTCCATGAGCCACCAAGCAACACTTGTCCACGCGTCAGATTCCAAAAAGACAGCAAAAGAAGAAACAAAAAGATTTTTCAATAATGACGAAATATTTGACTACCGCAAAGACGAATACTTCCAAATCTACGCCGAAGACGAATGGCAACCCAAAAAATAA